A window of the Henckelia pumila isolate YLH828 chromosome 3, ASM3356847v2, whole genome shotgun sequence genome harbors these coding sequences:
- the LOC140887793 gene encoding probable fructokinase-6, chloroplastic: MALHSTALSFSCVSSKSQLFGLPNWLLGPSSLHRRCGVRAKATVFSSKSAASFPRFRIRGKAFENDNGTVEKDDSSNLVVCFGEMLIDFVPTTSGLSLAEAAAFKKAPGGAPANVAVGIARLGGASAFIGKVGEDEFGYMLADILRQNNVNNEGMRFDPGARTALAFVTLRKDGEREFMFYRNPSADMLLQVSELDLELIKKAKIFHYGSISLITEPCKSTHIAATIAAKEAGVILSYDPNLRLPLWPSAESAREGILSIWNTADIIKISEEEICFLTNGEDPYDDNVVRKLYHPNLRLLLVTEGQEGCRYYTKEFNGRVAGLKVESVDTTGAGDAFVAGVLSQLATDTSLLQDENRLREALRFANACGALTVTERGAIPALPTRETVLDALLKSVS; encoded by the exons ATGGCTCTTCATTCTACTGCTTTGAGCTTCAGCTGTGTTTCTTCCAAGTCTCAACTTTTTGGGCTACCCAATTGGTTATTGGGTCCCTCTTCTCTCCACAGGAGATGCGGTGTCAGAGCCAAAGCCACAGTTTTTTCTTCAAAGTCAGCAGCTTCGTTTCCACGATTCAGAATCCGAG GAAAAGCGTTTGAAAACGATAATGGGACGGTCGAAAAAGATGATTCATCAAATCTTGTGGTTTGCTTTGGGGAAATGCTGATTGATTTTGTTCCAACCACAAGTGGGCTTTCATTAGCTGAAGCAGCAGCATTTAAGAAGGCTCCTGGAGGGGCCCCCGCAAATGTCGCAGTCGGCATTGCTCGCCTAGGCGGTGCATCAGCATTCATAGGCAAG GTGGGTGAAGATGAATTTGGTTACATGCTTGCTGATATTTTGAGGCAAAACAATGTAAATAATGAGGGAATGAGGTTTGATCCAGGGGCTAGAACAGCCTTAGCGTTTGTGACACTCAGAAAGGATGGAGAACGTGAATTCATGTTCTATCGTAATCCTAGCGCTGATATGTTGCTTCAAGTGTCAGAACTTGACTTGGAGTTGATTAAAAAG GCCAAAATTTTCCACTATGGTTCAATAAGTTTAATCACTGAACCTTGTAAATCGACCCACATTGCTGCCACAATAGCCGCAAAGGAAGCCGGCGTTATCTTGTCATATGATCCAAATTTGAGGCTTCCGTTGTGGCCTTCTGCAGAAAGTGCAAGAGAAGGCATTCTTAGCATATGGAACACGGCTGATATTATTAAG ATAAGCGAGGAAGAGATATGTTTTTTGACAAATGGGGAAGATCCCTATGATGATAACGTTGTTCGTAAGTTATACCATCCAAACCTCAGATTACTCCTCGTCACTGAAGGTCAAGAAGGTTGCCGATATTACACTAAG GAGTTTAATGGAAGAGTAGCGGGTTTAAAGGTGGAAAGTGTGGATACCACCGGTGCTGGAGACGCATTTGTGGCCGGAGTCTTATCACAGCTAGCTACAGATACGTCATTGCTTCAG GACGAGAACCGGTTAAGGGAAGCTCTGAGATTTGCCAATGCTTGTGGTGCCTTGACTGTGACAGAAAGAGGTGCAATCCCAGCTCTGCCCACAAGAGAAACTGTGCTCGACGCCCTGCTCAAGTCGGTTTCGTAA
- the LOC140892093 gene encoding protein kinase STUNTED-like isoform X2, protein MPVNSGCSSATVLMVNLDNGMLADSKTRELKWRRIESLERSISPVSHSLIRFSYSEILHASRNFSKGRVLGKGALSCVFRGSVGFLRTSVAIKRLDKEDKEASKTFCRELMIASSLHNPHIVPLVGFCIDAEEGLFLVYKYVSGGSLERFLHEKNAEGKGCLALQWSVRYKIAVGIAEAIEYLHNGTERCVVHRDIKPSNIVLSSKMKPKLCDFGLATWTPARSVPFLCKTVKGTFGYLAPEYFQHGKVSDKTDVYAFGVVLLQLITGRKPIESRRGPGEENLVSWAKPLLQLGGVEKLLDPRLNFTRKQSKQIAQMIQAASACITYEESLRLDMREIVKLLRGKESVGLSRDFNSQMQGTKNEMSSHFALAMLGAEFDDDYHFHCR, encoded by the exons ATGCCAGTAAATAGTGGCTGTTCTTCTGCTACTGTTTTGATGGTGAATTTGGATAATGGCATGTTGGCAGATTCTAAAACTAGAGAGTTAAAATGGAGGAGAATTGAGTCACTGGAGAGGAGTATTTCTCCTGTGTCACACTCTTTAATTAGGTTCAGCTACTCGGAAATCCTCCATGCCTCGAGAAACTTTTCCAAAG GAAGAGTTTTAGGGAAAGGAGCATTGAGCTGTGTGTTTAGAGGAAGTGTTGGATTTCTTAGAACTTCAGTGGCCATTAAGCGGTTGGATAAAGAAGACAAGGAGGCATCAAAGACTTTTTGTAGGGAATTAATGATAGCCAGTTCTTTGCATAATCCTCACATTGTTCCCCTGGTGGGATTTTGCATTGATGCTGAGGAAGGCTTGTTTCTGGTCTACAAGTATGTTTCTGGTGGAAGCTTGGAGCGATTTTTACACG AAAAGAATGCTGAAGGAAAGGGTTGTCTGGCGCTTCAATGGTCTGTTAGGTATAAGATTGCCGTGGGAATTGCAGAGGCGATCGAGTATTTGCATAATGGAACAGAGAGATGTGTTGTTCATAGGGACATTAAGCCCTCAAACATCGTTCTGTCCTCCAAAATGAAGCCAAAG CTGTGCGATTTTGGATTGGCAACATGGACTCCTGCGCGTTCGGTACCATTCCTCTGTAAAACGGTTAAAGGCACTTTTGG GTACTTGGCTCCTGAATACTTCCAGCACGGCAAAGTGTCTGATAAAACCGATGTTTACGCCTTTGGAGTCGTTCTGTTGCAACTAATAACTGGTCGGAAACCTATTGAATCAAGAAGAGGACCGGGAGAAGAAAATTTGGTTTCTTGG GCAAAGCCGCTGTTGCAGCTAGGAGGGGTGGAAAAATTGCTCGATCCACGATTAAACTTTACAAGAAAGCAATCAAAACAGATAGCACAAATGATTCAAGCTGCGAGTGCTTGCATAACCTACGAGGAATCACTTAGGCTAGACATGCGTGAGATCGTCAAATTACTGAGAGGAAAAGAATCAGTTGGCTTAAGCAGAGATTTTAATTCTCAAATGCAGGGGACGAAGAATGAAATGAGCAGTCATTTTGCATTAGCCATGCTAGGAGCCGAATTCGACGACGATTATCACTTCCACTGCCGGTGA
- the LOC140892093 gene encoding probable serine/threonine-protein kinase PBL7 isoform X1, with translation MMWDFGLACVVPRRRRRSSSKNSEHNKAWLLAGPGGCGAEEPHSVHSSFRFSLCSQIELESMPVNSGCSSATVLMVNLDNGMLADSKTRELKWRRIESLERSISPVSHSLIRFSYSEILHASRNFSKGRVLGKGALSCVFRGSVGFLRTSVAIKRLDKEDKEASKTFCRELMIASSLHNPHIVPLVGFCIDAEEGLFLVYKYVSGGSLERFLHEKNAEGKGCLALQWSVRYKIAVGIAEAIEYLHNGTERCVVHRDIKPSNIVLSSKMKPKLCDFGLATWTPARSVPFLCKTVKGTFGYLAPEYFQHGKVSDKTDVYAFGVVLLQLITGRKPIESRRGPGEENLVSWAKPLLQLGGVEKLLDPRLNFTRKQSKQIAQMIQAASACITYEESLRLDMREIVKLLRGKESVGLSRDFNSQMQGTKNEMSSHFALAMLGAEFDDDYHFHCR, from the exons ATGATGTGGGATTTTGGTTTAGCTTGTGTCGTTCCGCGCCGAAGACGGCGGAGCTCTAGCAAGAATTCGGAGCACAACAAGGCTTGGTTGCTGGCTGGGCCTGGTGGCTGTGGTGCAGAGGAGCCACACTCGGTTCACTCTtctttcagattcagtttatgcTCTCAGATTGAGCTTGAATCCATGCCAGTAAATAGTGGCTGTTCTTCTGCTACTGTTTTGATGGTGAATTTGGATAATGGCATGTTGGCAGATTCTAAAACTAGAGAGTTAAAATGGAGGAGAATTGAGTCACTGGAGAGGAGTATTTCTCCTGTGTCACACTCTTTAATTAGGTTCAGCTACTCGGAAATCCTCCATGCCTCGAGAAACTTTTCCAAAG GAAGAGTTTTAGGGAAAGGAGCATTGAGCTGTGTGTTTAGAGGAAGTGTTGGATTTCTTAGAACTTCAGTGGCCATTAAGCGGTTGGATAAAGAAGACAAGGAGGCATCAAAGACTTTTTGTAGGGAATTAATGATAGCCAGTTCTTTGCATAATCCTCACATTGTTCCCCTGGTGGGATTTTGCATTGATGCTGAGGAAGGCTTGTTTCTGGTCTACAAGTATGTTTCTGGTGGAAGCTTGGAGCGATTTTTACACG AAAAGAATGCTGAAGGAAAGGGTTGTCTGGCGCTTCAATGGTCTGTTAGGTATAAGATTGCCGTGGGAATTGCAGAGGCGATCGAGTATTTGCATAATGGAACAGAGAGATGTGTTGTTCATAGGGACATTAAGCCCTCAAACATCGTTCTGTCCTCCAAAATGAAGCCAAAG CTGTGCGATTTTGGATTGGCAACATGGACTCCTGCGCGTTCGGTACCATTCCTCTGTAAAACGGTTAAAGGCACTTTTGG GTACTTGGCTCCTGAATACTTCCAGCACGGCAAAGTGTCTGATAAAACCGATGTTTACGCCTTTGGAGTCGTTCTGTTGCAACTAATAACTGGTCGGAAACCTATTGAATCAAGAAGAGGACCGGGAGAAGAAAATTTGGTTTCTTGG GCAAAGCCGCTGTTGCAGCTAGGAGGGGTGGAAAAATTGCTCGATCCACGATTAAACTTTACAAGAAAGCAATCAAAACAGATAGCACAAATGATTCAAGCTGCGAGTGCTTGCATAACCTACGAGGAATCACTTAGGCTAGACATGCGTGAGATCGTCAAATTACTGAGAGGAAAAGAATCAGTTGGCTTAAGCAGAGATTTTAATTCTCAAATGCAGGGGACGAAGAATGAAATGAGCAGTCATTTTGCATTAGCCATGCTAGGAGCCGAATTCGACGACGATTATCACTTCCACTGCCGGTGA